A window of Sphingobacterium sp. SRCM116780 contains these coding sequences:
- the secDF gene encoding protein translocase subunit SecDF: protein MQGKGLIKFLVIAVSIACLYSLSFTFVTRKVERDAENYAKGDMVREKSYLDSIAGEVVYNLGFAKYTYREAKAQELALGLDLKGGMNVTMEISIDELIRNLADNPKDEKFNAALATAITKSKTSQKSLVNLFIEEYKATGNSTPLSTFFATKDNASLIKAGDSDSQLQSFLQKEAENAIQNSYKVLRTRIDKFGVASPNIQIQQGTNRILIELPGVNDEQRVRKLLQGSAKLEFYETHANQEVYPLLENINKTLSATLKTTATTEKATTDSTKKSDDLLANLGANKNSKDSSAAKLSQENPLFDVFKPAVYMGENQQMALMPGAMVGSADLKDTAKVNAFLNRPEVKSIIPGNLKLLWSVKPEAKTPNILSLYAIRPAGVDNGPVLTGDVISNARDEFNERNEPVVSMQMNSEGAREWAKITRKAAQGHQAIAIVLDNVVYSAPGVNEEIAGGNSSISGSFTVEDTKDLANVLKAGRLPTTAKIVEEAIVGPTLGQSAIDSGVNSAVIGIVLVLVFMIAYYNTAGLVANIAVIINVFFIMGVLASLNAVLTLPGIAGIVLTMGTAVDANVLIYERIREELTHGKSMRQAVADGYKHALPSILDSQITTFLVGLVLFFFGTGPILGFATTLMVGIVTSLFTGIFLTRIIFEWMLDRDMKIKVSFPWSAKTLQNANFQFIKKRKGLYIVSIIVVIACFASIFIKGFSQGVDFQGGRTYTIRYEKPVDLESVRHHLDQAFQKTTEVKIFGSANQVRVTTTYHINETSDDADKEVLTKLNEGLSKVDGANKHEILSSQKVGPSIATDMKSRSIYATIFSLLIIAGYILLRFHKWQYSAGAAIATLHDAIIVLGLFSILDGIVPFSLDIDQHFIAAILTVLGYSVNDTVVVFDRIREDVNKPNALSKDFGETINHAINTTLSRTVITSLTIIFVLTVLFIFGGEVIRGFSFAILIGIIVGTYSSIFLAAPAVYDFSKGKHLANAPKKAEPVTP from the coding sequence ATGCAAGGTAAAGGGCTGATTAAATTTTTGGTGATAGCGGTATCAATAGCATGTCTATATTCCCTATCATTCACTTTTGTAACCCGCAAAGTTGAGCGTGATGCTGAAAATTATGCAAAAGGAGATATGGTACGTGAAAAATCGTACTTAGATTCTATCGCTGGCGAGGTTGTTTATAACTTAGGTTTTGCTAAGTATACCTATAGAGAAGCGAAAGCACAAGAACTTGCTTTGGGTTTAGATCTTAAAGGTGGTATGAACGTTACAATGGAAATCTCAATTGATGAGTTGATCCGTAACTTAGCCGACAATCCTAAAGACGAAAAGTTCAATGCGGCGCTAGCAACTGCGATTACAAAAAGTAAAACGAGTCAAAAATCTCTAGTAAATTTATTCATTGAAGAATATAAAGCTACAGGTAATTCGACACCACTTTCAACTTTCTTCGCGACTAAAGATAATGCATCTTTAATTAAAGCGGGAGATTCTGATTCACAGTTACAGTCATTCTTACAAAAAGAAGCTGAAAATGCGATTCAGAATTCATACAAAGTGCTTCGTACACGTATTGATAAGTTTGGTGTTGCTTCTCCTAACATTCAAATTCAACAAGGTACAAATCGTATCTTAATTGAATTACCTGGTGTTAATGATGAACAACGTGTTCGTAAATTATTACAAGGATCTGCTAAGCTAGAGTTTTACGAAACACATGCGAATCAAGAAGTATATCCGTTGTTAGAGAACATTAACAAAACGTTATCTGCAACTTTAAAAACTACTGCTACTACAGAAAAAGCAACGACAGACTCCACTAAAAAATCAGATGATCTGTTGGCCAATTTAGGTGCAAATAAAAACAGTAAAGATAGTTCAGCAGCAAAACTATCACAAGAAAATCCATTATTTGACGTCTTTAAGCCAGCTGTTTACATGGGTGAAAATCAGCAAATGGCTTTAATGCCAGGTGCAATGGTGGGTAGCGCAGATCTTAAAGATACCGCAAAAGTAAATGCGTTTCTAAATAGACCTGAAGTAAAATCAATTATTCCTGGAAACTTAAAGTTACTTTGGTCAGTAAAACCTGAGGCTAAAACACCTAACATTCTTTCATTATATGCGATCAGACCTGCTGGTGTTGATAACGGACCTGTTTTAACAGGTGATGTTATTAGCAATGCACGCGATGAGTTTAATGAGAGAAACGAGCCTGTTGTTTCTATGCAGATGAATAGTGAAGGCGCTCGTGAATGGGCTAAAATCACTAGAAAAGCTGCTCAAGGTCACCAAGCTATTGCAATCGTTTTAGACAATGTTGTGTATTCAGCTCCAGGAGTAAATGAAGAAATCGCAGGTGGTAACTCTTCCATTTCAGGCTCTTTCACTGTAGAAGATACAAAAGATTTAGCCAACGTATTGAAAGCTGGTCGTCTACCGACTACAGCTAAAATTGTTGAAGAGGCAATCGTAGGTCCTACATTAGGTCAATCAGCGATTGATTCAGGTGTAAATTCAGCAGTTATCGGTATTGTACTGGTACTCGTATTTATGATCGCTTATTATAATACGGCTGGTTTAGTAGCGAACATTGCTGTTATTATCAACGTATTCTTTATCATGGGGGTATTAGCATCTTTGAATGCTGTACTTACCTTACCAGGTATTGCAGGTATCGTGTTGACAATGGGTACTGCAGTAGATGCAAACGTATTGATTTATGAGCGTATACGCGAGGAGCTAACACATGGAAAGTCAATGCGACAAGCTGTTGCGGATGGTTATAAACACGCATTACCTTCTATCTTAGATTCACAAATCACAACATTCTTAGTTGGCTTAGTGTTATTCTTCTTTGGTACTGGCCCAATTTTAGGTTTTGCTACGACATTAATGGTTGGTATCGTGACCTCTTTATTCACAGGTATATTCCTTACTCGAATTATCTTTGAATGGATGTTGGATCGTGATATGAAAATTAAAGTTTCATTCCCTTGGTCAGCAAAAACATTACAGAATGCAAACTTCCAGTTCATCAAGAAAAGAAAAGGTCTTTACATTGTCTCTATTATTGTTGTAATCGCCTGCTTTGCCTCTATCTTCATTAAAGGATTTAGTCAAGGGGTAGATTTCCAAGGTGGACGTACCTATACCATTCGTTACGAAAAACCGGTTGATTTGGAATCTGTACGTCATCATTTAGATCAGGCCTTCCAAAAAACAACGGAGGTTAAAATATTTGGATCCGCTAACCAAGTTCGTGTAACAACAACTTATCACATCAACGAAACTTCCGATGATGCCGATAAAGAAGTGTTAACGAAACTGAATGAAGGATTATCTAAAGTAGATGGTGCAAATAAACATGAGATTCTTTCTTCTCAGAAAGTAGGCCCTAGTATCGCAACAGATATGAAATCCAGATCGATATATGCGACCATATTCTCTTTACTTATTATTGCAGGATACATCTTATTACGTTTCCATAAATGGCAATATTCAGCAGGGGCAGCTATTGCTACCCTACATGATGCTATCATCGTATTGGGATTATTCTCTATTTTAGACGGTATAGTTCCATTCTCGTTAGATATTGACCAACATTTCATTGCAGCGATTTTAACTGTACTCGGTTATTCCGTAAATGATACGGTGGTGGTATTTGACCGTATTCGTGAAGACGTGAACAAGCCAAATGCTTTAAGTAAAGATTTTGGCGAAACAATTAATCATGCGATCAATACAACCTTAAGTAGAACTGTTATTACTTCATTAACGATCATATTCGTATTGACAGTATTATTCATATTTGGTGGTGAAGTAATCAGAGGATTCTCTTTCGCAATCTTAATTGGTATTATTGTAGGTACTTATTCATCCATATTCTTAGCTGCTCCAGCAGTTTATGATTTTAGCAAAGGAAAACATTTGGCTAACGCTCCTAAAAAAGCAGAGCCAGTGACACCATAA
- a CDS encoding MarR family winged helix-turn-helix transcriptional regulator, with the protein MQNEKFNRYSFILERTAKKVKQFAQNSFSNNGFDITVDQWTIIKTLYENDSLLQKELAEKCNKDQPTLTRIVDILIKKGLTERIVHPSDRRGLYVHLTEEGQKKVALLSPIIANIRMKAWDNLTEQDFTELTRILDKIYNNLND; encoded by the coding sequence ATGCAAAACGAAAAATTCAATCGATACTCATTCATTCTGGAGCGAACGGCAAAAAAAGTAAAACAATTTGCTCAAAATTCATTTTCCAATAACGGATTTGACATTACAGTAGACCAATGGACAATCATTAAAACGCTCTACGAAAATGACAGTCTATTACAGAAAGAATTGGCGGAAAAATGTAATAAGGATCAACCCACATTGACACGTATTGTCGATATATTAATAAAAAAGGGATTGACCGAAAGAATAGTACATCCTTCTGATCGCCGTGGACTCTATGTTCATTTAACAGAAGAGGGACAAAAAAAAGTAGCCTTGTTATCCCCTATTATTGCCAACATTCGAATGAAGGCTTGGGACAATTTAACAGAGCAGGACTTTACAGAGCTGACCCGTATTCTTGATAAGATTTATAATAATTTAAATGACTAA
- a CDS encoding NAD(P)/FAD-dependent oxidoreductase, with protein MITTDICIIGAGPVGLFAVFEAGLLKMRCHLIDVLPQVGGQLSEIYPHKPIYDIPGYPTIRAQELIENQMKQIEPFKPTFTLGERVDGLEKQEDGSYIVISSEGTKIYCQVVVIAGGLGCFEPRKPEIVNLAKYERKGIDYMVKNPESYRDKKIVIAGGGDSALDWTIYLTDIAKEITLIHRSDSFRGAPDSADKVYELAQKGRINLLLSHNLADVHGAENLSHVIATNKLKEEVKMEADYFIPLFGLTPKLGPIAEWGLNIDKNAIEVNTMDYSTNVERIYAIGDINTYAGKLKLILCGYHEAALMAQSAFKYVYPDQKLSFKYTTVNGINTF; from the coding sequence ATGATTACAACAGACATATGTATTATAGGCGCTGGTCCTGTCGGATTATTTGCTGTATTTGAAGCAGGTTTATTAAAAATGAGATGCCATCTTATTGATGTTTTACCCCAAGTTGGAGGTCAATTATCAGAGATATATCCACATAAACCAATTTATGATATCCCCGGTTATCCAACGATCCGTGCGCAGGAATTGATTGAGAATCAAATGAAACAAATTGAACCATTTAAACCGACATTTACCTTAGGTGAACGTGTTGATGGTTTAGAAAAACAAGAGGACGGTTCTTATATCGTGATAAGTTCTGAAGGCACCAAAATTTATTGTCAAGTTGTCGTTATTGCCGGTGGATTAGGTTGTTTTGAACCGCGAAAACCAGAAATTGTCAACTTAGCTAAATATGAAAGAAAAGGAATCGATTATATGGTCAAAAATCCTGAATCCTATCGAGATAAGAAGATTGTGATAGCAGGTGGAGGAGATTCTGCTTTAGATTGGACGATTTATTTAACGGATATTGCAAAAGAGATTACGTTGATCCATCGTAGCGATTCTTTTAGGGGAGCTCCCGATTCGGCAGATAAAGTGTACGAACTTGCCCAAAAAGGTAGAATCAATCTGTTATTGTCTCACAATCTTGCTGATGTACATGGTGCGGAGAATCTATCACACGTAATCGCAACCAATAAACTGAAAGAAGAAGTTAAAATGGAAGCGGATTATTTCATACCCTTGTTTGGTTTGACACCAAAATTGGGACCGATAGCAGAATGGGGATTAAATATTGATAAGAATGCAATTGAAGTTAATACAATGGATTATTCTACCAATGTGGAACGTATCTATGCGATTGGCGATATCAATACCTATGCAGGAAAACTGAAGCTGATCTTATGTGGTTACCATGAAGCAGCATTAATGGCACAAAGTGCATTCAAATATGTTTATCCAGATCAAAAGTTAAGCTTTAAATATACGACTGTAAACGGAATCAATACTTTTTAA